Proteins encoded together in one Saccopteryx leptura isolate mSacLep1 chromosome 7, mSacLep1_pri_phased_curated, whole genome shotgun sequence window:
- the GPR55 gene encoding G-protein coupled receptor 55 produces the protein MSQPREEDNSCSFRDVDELMKTLQLVVHIPTFLLGLVLNLLAIRRFCAFLKKWPEYVATSVYMINLAVFDLLLVLSLPFKMVLTRDSTPLRQLCTLVECLYFISMYGGIFTICFISLDRFLVIRYPFLVSHCRSPRKIFCICCTIWVLVWAGSIPVYSFHEKLERYTCFHNMSGNTWSIRVFLPLELFGFLLPMGIMGFCSFRSIHLLVSHWDHSRDGGRQTACIWTIACNLTVFVVSFLPVHLALLLQFLVRNGFIEDCGAKQNIILFLQLSLCFSNINCCLDVFCYYFVIKEFRVGIVALQRSRGQPPPRTPGPKRREPCPEQGHAGPEFR, from the coding sequence ATGAGCCAGCCGCGCGAGGAGGACAACAGCTGCTCCTTCCGTGACGTGGACGAGCTGATGAAGACCTTGCAGCTGGTGGTCCACATCCCCACCTTCCTCCTGGGCCTCGTCCTCAACCTGCTGGCCATTCGCCGCTTCTGCGCCTTCCTGAAGAAGTGGCCGGAGTACGTGGCCACCTCTGTCTACATGATCAACCTGGCGGTCTTTGACCTGCTGCTGGTGCTGTCCCTCCCGTTCAAGATGGTCCTGACCAGAGACTCGACCCCCCTCCGGCAGCTTTGCACCCTGGTGGAGTGCCTCTACTTCATCAGCATGTACGGCGGCATCTTCACCATCTGCTTCATCAGCCTGGACAGATTCCTGGTCATCCGGTACCCGTTCCTGGTCAGCCACTGCCGGTCCCCCCGGAAGATTTTCTGTATCTGCTGCACCATCTGGGTCCTGGTGTGGGCTGGGAGCATCCCCGTCTACAGCTTCCATGAGAAACTGGAGCGGTACACGTGCTTCCACAACATGTCCGGCAACACCTGGAGCATCAGGGTCTTCCTCCCCCTCGAGCTGTTCGGCTTCCTCCTTCCCATGGGCATCATGGGTTTCTGCTCCTTCAGGAGCATCCACCTGCTGGTGAGCCACTGGGACCACAGCCGGGACGGGGGCCGACAGACGGCCTGCATCTGGACTATCGCGTGCAATCTGACCGTCTTCGTGGTCTCCTTCCTCCCGGTCCACCTGGCTCTCCTCCTGCAGTTCCTGGTGAGGAACGGCTTCATTGAGGACTGCGGAGCCAAGCAGAACATCATCCTGTTCCTGCAGTTGTCCCTGTGTTTCTCCAATATCAACTGCTGCTTGGACGTTTTCTGCTATTACTTTGTCATCAAAGAGTTCCGCGTGGGCATCGTGGCCCTTCAGCGTTCCAGAGGCCAGCCGCCCCCTAGGACACCAGGGCCTAAGAGAAGAGAGCCCTGCCCAGAGCAAGGACACGCCGGCCCTGAATTCCGGTAG